AGACACCCATATCCCCACGCTTCCTTTTCATCTTTTAATACCGGACCTTAAGAAAATCTGTCCGGAAAGCGAGATAATTCTCATTTCCGGGCACACCGTGCCCGAAGCCCTGGTAAAGTTAGAAGCCTATCAATTAAATAATTTCCTTATTTTACCTTTGAATGCGGAAAGGCTGAAGTTGACATTAAATCGTGCTTTAAGACAGCTGGAATTATTGAAGGAAAACCGCCGACTCCTTCTAACTGTTACTGCAGCCAAGAAGGAATGGGAGGCAACTGTAGATGCGATTGAAGAACCGATTTTCGTTACCGATTTTGATTACAAGATTCTCCGGGCAAACCTTGCGACCTTCCAGATGTTAGGAAAAGGTGTCTATGAGGTGATTGGAAAGAAATGCTACGAACTTCTCCACTGTTCCAATGAACCGGTTCCGGATTGTCCGGGTAAGCGGGCGCGGGACAGCGGAGAACCGGTGACTGATACCCTTTCGTTTAAGGGGATCAAGAAACGGATGACTTGTAGTGTTTATCCTCAGGTCTTTGCGGATGGCGGAGGTTTGGTCCATTATCTCCATGAACCGATTACCACCACTGAACAAGAGGCTCAGGCTATGGCAAAGTATGAGCGGTTATTTGACGATGGGATAATCCCAATAATCGTAGTCAGTACCGAGGATTACAAAATCACCGATGCTAATCAAGCTGCCCTGCGTCTTCTTAAGTATGATCCGGAGAACCTTGTGGATATGGACTGGGAGAACATCTTTGCCCAGGATGTGAGGGAGAACACGATCAAAGAGATTCTGAGTAAGATTTCCGGAGGCAGGACATCGGTTAGATCGAAACTTCTGGACATGAATTACAAGGAGATCGAAGTTACGATATATGCCAATCAGGTTGAAGTGGGGAATTTCCGGTTTTTAGAGTTGTTTTTTGTTACCGGTGATAATTTGTAAATGACTTTCCAGCGACCGGAAGAGTTGTCCCGATACAATGGGCAACTAATATGATTTTGCCCCAACTGAATCCCGGAAGTAAGAGGTAATCGAAGGTGAGATGAACGAGTTCCGAGAGGGAATCTGGCCGGAAAATTACAAATTTGCCTTGGGCTTAAGCCACGATGTGGACGAAACAAAGAAAACATATCAATACTTAACTCATTTTCTAAAAACCTTAAGAACCTATCATCTCCTTTCGCTCTTCCAGGTGCAGGAACCCTACTGGAATTTCGAGAAGATCATGGAACTGGAAGAAAAATATAAAGTCCGCTCGACATTTTTTTTCTTGCATGAGACAAAAAGATTCACCTTTAGACACGCCCGGGAGATCTTAGCCACGCTCAACAAGGCAAGTTTTCGGGAAGAAAAAGTGGCGGAGATGATTCAAGTTCTTGATAAAAAAAACTGGGAGATCGGTCTGCACGGTTCTTATAATTCCTACAAGGATAAGGAACTTATGAGAGAAGAAAAGAGACTCCTTGAAGAAATCGTGGGCCACCCGGTGCTTGGAGTCCGTCAGCACTATCTCAATCTCCAAATACCCCAGACCTGGCAGATTCAGAGGGAATTGGGATTCCATTACGATGCCAGTTACGGTTCAAATCGTGATATTGGGTTTCTGGATAATAAATATTTCCCCTTTCGGCCTTTTCAGGATGATTTTGTGGTAATCCCCTTGGTTTTGATGGATTATTGTCTATTCAGCAAATTTCGTTTTTTTAAGGAAAGACTCAAGCACTGTCGCGAATTGATCGAATTTATCCGCGAAAAAGGAGGGGTGATGGTGATCCTGTGGCACCTTCGGGTCTTTAATGAAGATGAGTTTCCCGGGGCAAAGAATATTTACGAGGAGATCATAAAAATTGGTTTAGATCAGGGGGGTTGGGTGACATCACTTAACCAGATTGTAGAATGGTGGAGGGCACACGCCACGATATGAAACCAGAAACAACGGAAGAGATAAAGTTTGATAACGATTTCAGAAGGGCATCTTTTGAAGAGCGCCAGGCGCTCGATCGTGATTTTTATGATAAAAAATATTCAACCACCGATTATCAGCGGTTCCGGCATGTTGATCGAGCATTTATAAAAGGGATAATAGAAAGGTATAAAATACCGAAAGGAAAATTACTTTTAGATCTGGGGTGTGGCACAGGCTCGTATAGTAATATATTTGCTGAAATGGGCTTCAATGTGGTGGGGCTCGATTACAGCAAAACCGGCGTTATGAAGGCGCAAAAACTTTACGGTTGTAGCGTTTCCTGGATCGTCGGTGATGCATTCAATATGCCTTTCCGTCCCGAAAAGAAATTCGATGTCATATTTTGCTGTGATTTCCCGCCCTATAATTTGATTGATACCATTCCCGAGGCAATAGAAATTACAAAGAAAATCTTTGACTACCTGGATCCGGAGGGGACTTTCATTTTCGTATGGAGTAGCAGGCTTACCGGAAAGAGGGTGGGTGAAAGTGTGATAATTGAGTATACCTCTGCCCAGGTTAAAGAACTCTTCTCAAAATGTGGCACTATTGTGGGTGAAGTCTATACCACAAACAAACAGTTATTTCCAGTGTTGGGTAGGTATGCGATTAGCAAATTCATCACTCGGCTGACTTCCTTTCTCGTCCGACTCCACCGGAGGAATGTTCGGATAATATGCGGTGTTAAACTTAAAGTATGATTTTATAACTTTGTGACCCATGAGCTGGGGCGCCCGATTACAAAGAAAAATAAGTATCATTTATTCATCCGCGGTATCTGTTATCACGGATAATAGATAATATCCTCAATCCCCTGCTGACCCTGAAAAAATGGGATTAATGTCATCAGTGATCTAAAAGAGTTGAATGAAATAAAAATGAAGGCAAAAATCAGGACTTCCATTAAAGACCATATTGGAAACCATCTTTATTGAAGCAATTGCTCTGAACCCCAAATTAATGGTTGAACTCGGTGTTGAAATCGGACAGTCGACATTTGTCTTTGAGCGGCTTGCCCAGTTGTGCAATGCAAAATTGATCAGCCTCGATATCAACGACTGCGCTAATCCCTGCAACTGGGCTGATTAAATTTTTGTTCAAGGGATGATATTGAATTTGCAAAGGAATTTAAGTCTTTTTGCAAAAACCGGAATATTGAACCAAAAATTGATATTCTCTTTATTGACAAATATGGGCAACATATTTCGCAGAAAAGATGACAATATGGGAGTGGGCTGGGATAATAAAAGACATCTTATACCATACTATTGTGAGATATCTGCTTTTACCTTTTTGCACACATAAGATAAAAAATCTTGGAAGAAATATGCCTATAGAAAACTATATCAATTTTGCTTTCTCATGTTACAATGGATTAATAAGACCAATATTCTCAAAAGGCGGTATTATAGGATTCCATGATATAAAAGTTTATGATTCCCAAATGGGCTGCGAAGTTAAGAAATTTTGGAACGAAATTAAAAAACAATATACTTTCAAAGAAATTATTGATGAGGTAAATACTTGTGCGGAATTGGAATAATTTATCTATAGCGCATTTTAATAGTTTTTTCTGTAATTCCTATAAAAAGCAGGGCATAAAAGAGTAAAAAGCAAACCAATGTTATTTAAGTAAATATGGCTACATTTACAACATTAAACAAAGGAATTAATTATCTGAATGTGGCGATATCTTCAGCAGCAGTTAAAACTATAATAAAAAATCTCATATTTCTTATGTTAGTCCAAATTGCTAACTATATTTTTCCATTGATTACACTTCCTTATTTGGTACGTATCCTCGGTCCTGAAAAATATGGCCTTGTTGCCTTTGCACAATCATTCATTGGATATTTCATTTTAATTACCAATTATGGTTTCGATCTCTCGGCGACAAGAGAAATTTCAATTTATCGCGGACAGAAAGAAAAATTATCTGAAATTTTTAGTTCAGTTATGTATGCAAAAGTACTATTGTTGTCACTTTGTTTTTTTATTTTTTTCTTTTTTTTACAGGTAGATAAATTTAAAAAGGATTCTTTAGTATATGTTTTAACCTTCGGAATTATTGTGGGGCAAACCCTTTTTCCATTGTGGTTATTTTTAGGTTTAGAAAAAATGGGATATATCACAATTCTTACAATTTTGGAAAGAGCTGTATTTACTATCTGTATATTTATTTTTATTAGAAATACAAACGATTATATCTATGTCCCATTGTTTAACACAATGGGTTATCTGACCTCAGGTATTTTGGGCCTGCTTCTTGCACTTTTTAAATTTGGTGTTACCTTCAGAACACCTAAACTCCAGGAGATATTTTCGCAAATTAAACACGGTTGGCACAGCTTTATTTCTGCTACCAATGTAAGTCTGTATTCTACAACCAACATGTTTATTCTCGGGCTGTTTTGGAATAATGTTGTCGTGGGATATTACGCGGCAGCTGAAAAATTGATATATGCTATACAGAGATTACTCGTGCCGTTATCCCAAGCGGTATATCCATATGTCAGCAAAGCGGCCCACGAAAAAAAAGAGAAAGCACTATCGTTTATAAGTCGCATCCTTTACATTAATATTGCAATAGGCATATTTCTCGCTATTATTATCCTTTTGGGTGCGAGGGTAATAATAAAAATTATTCTTGGTCCAATGTATCAAGAATCAGTTTATGTTATGCAAATATTCGCATTTTTACCACTGGCTGGAGCGGTCACTAATGTGTTGGGATTTCAAACTATGCTACCTTTAAAAATGGACAGCGAACTTGCTAAAGCTTTAATAATTGTGGCTCTAATTAACGTGATGTTAGCATTTATCCTGATACCATTTTTTGCTCATCTCGGGGCCGCTATTGCATTTTTGTGTACAATGTGTTCTGCCTGCTTAATTCTGTTTTTAATATTAAAAAGAGCAAATGTAAATCTTCTGTGTCCAGAGAAATAAAAATGATGCATTTATTCACAAATTGAAGGTGATGTACAGAGTTTTAATAGTTATCGTTACATATGATCCACGCTCGCTTTATGTAAAACGTTTAGTTAAATCATTATTTCAAATGTCAGTGAAGAAGATTATCATGGTCGTCAAAAGAAGTCCGTTTGGTTATAAAGAAGATATTGAACAGATAACTGCAGAAAAAGAGAGAGTGTGAATAATTATCAATTCCCAAAACCCTGGTTCAACGATCGGGTTTGGTATTGGCATAAAAGAAGCACTCCCGGATCCGGATTGCGATTTTATCTGGTTAATGGATGATGATACTCTGCCTGAGGATGATACGCTCTCTAACTTGCTGGAAAAATAGCAAAAACTCAGCACTGATTACCGGAGAGACAATTTTGCCCTGGTCTGTTTTCTTCCTGACCAGCAACCTGAGATAGCACGCGGTCTATTCTCCTATGACTACTATTCAAGGCACGCTTGTTTTTTTTAGTTTCCATATCCTTAATATGCCTTCAAGGTTAATAAGATCGATTTTACCCTTAAGTTTTAAAGCTGCAGAATAGCCCGAATTTATCAGCGCCACCTATGCGCCCTACAGTAGTGGATTCTTCGCCCACCGGTCGGTTTATGAAAAGATCTGCTTACCCAATTCAGATTTTGTTCCTTATCAGGATGACCTCGAACATACCCTCCGTCTCATCCGCTTGGGGGGTCATATTTTTTGTGTCCATCAGCCCGAATCAATTCTCGGGAGATCGCGTGGGATAAATTGAGGCACTTTTCCTTCGGGATTCTTCCCTGGCTAGACTCAAAGGAGGAATTCAGGGGATATTACGGAGCGTGCAACACTTCCTACTTCGAAAAAAGTTATTATAATCAGAAAAGGATATCGACTTATCAATCGAACCATCTATCTGACACTCCTTTTTTCCTGAATGCCTTTATGAAAAGATATGAGCGCTTCAAATTAATCATCAGAGCAATTAAAGATGGAGAGTCAGGAAAACTTGGGTATAATGAATTATTTCTTCTTCCATGAATTCATTTGTCCACCGGAAGTATATCCTCATTACGCCGTTGAAAAATGAAATAAAGTTTCTGCCAGAGGTTCTTAATTGTGTGATAAACCAGACGATTCCCCCGGCGCTTTGGATATTCGTTGATGATGGCAGCACCGATGGTTCATACGAGTTCCTTGAAGAATGGACAAAAAAAGTTCCCTGGCTCAGGGTGATAAGGCTTGAAGGAAAGAAAAAACGGGAGATCGGCTTCCATTATTCAGAAGTGGTGGCTAAAGGATTCGAATATTTTAAAAAAATATGGAATGAGTCATTCGAGTACATTGGCATCCTTGATGCGGATATCGTTCTTCCTCATGATTACTTTGAAAGACTAATTGAGAAATTTGAAATTGATAAAACATTAGGTATTGCCAGCGGGATCGTGGTGTGTCAAGTAGGTGATAAAAGGATCTGGGAGAAGGAGCCCCCGGAATGGCCCTGTGGTGCTGCACGGCTCTGGACGAAAGAGTGTTTTGAAAAGACCG
The candidate division WOR-3 bacterium DNA segment above includes these coding regions:
- a CDS encoding glycosyltransferase family 2 protein, with protein sequence MNSFVHRKYILITPLKNEIKFLPEVLNCVINQTIPPALWIFVDDGSTDGSYEFLEEWTKKVPWLRVIRLEGKKKREIGFHYSEVVAKGFEYFKKIWNESFEYIGILDADIVLPHDYFERLIEKFEIDKTLGIASGIVVCQVGDKRIWEKEPPEWPCGAARLWTKECFEKTGWKLTRAPDSVSTARAMSLGYKTRNFPDLIITHLRPTWSGSGFWYGFIDIGKSRYYLGYDPIFILFASLKYTFDYPHIGTIPFLFGYFSDFIKYKKRIEDKTVVDFFKKRLTSKLNAWLRRKLNRKEWRI
- a CDS encoding flippase, whose product is MATFTTLNKGINYLNVAISSAAVKTIIKNLIFLMLVQIANYIFPLITLPYLVRILGPEKYGLVAFAQSFIGYFILITNYGFDLSATREISIYRGQKEKLSEIFSSVMYAKVLLLSLCFFIFFFFLQVDKFKKDSLVYVLTFGIIVGQTLFPLWLFLGLEKMGYITILTILERAVFTICIFIFIRNTNDYIYVPLFNTMGYLTSGILGLLLALFKFGVTFRTPKLQEIFSQIKHGWHSFISATNVSLYSTTNMFILGLFWNNVVVGYYAAAEKLIYAIQRLLVPLSQAVYPYVSKAAHEKKEKALSFISRILYINIAIGIFLAIIILLGARVIIKIILGPMYQESVYVMQIFAFLPLAGAVTNVLGFQTMLPLKMDSELAKALIIVALINVMLAFILIPFFAHLGAAIAFLCTMCSACLILFLILKRANVNLLCPEK
- a CDS encoding methyltransferase domain-containing protein, producing the protein MKPETTEEIKFDNDFRRASFEERQALDRDFYDKKYSTTDYQRFRHVDRAFIKGIIERYKIPKGKLLLDLGCGTGSYSNIFAEMGFNVVGLDYSKTGVMKAQKLYGCSVSWIVGDAFNMPFRPEKKFDVIFCCDFPPYNLIDTIPEAIEITKKIFDYLDPEGTFIFVWSSRLTGKRVGESVIIEYTSAQVKELFSKCGTIVGEVYTTNKQLFPVLGRYAISKFITRLTSFLVRLHRRNVRIICGVKLKV
- a CDS encoding PAS domain-containing protein, with amino-acid sequence MKAKILVLSQDNEIVKEIKNILEGIGHTIKSANTADGCLSLCKSEHFDVIFVDTHIPTLPFHLLIPDLKKICPESEIILISGHTVPEALVKLEAYQLNNFLILPLNAERLKLTLNRALRQLELLKENRRLLLTVTAAKKEWEATVDAIEEPIFVTDFDYKILRANLATFQMLGKGVYEVIGKKCYELLHCSNEPVPDCPGKRARDSGEPVTDTLSFKGIKKRMTCSVYPQVFADGGGLVHYLHEPITTTEQEAQAMAKYERLFDDGIIPIIVVSTEDYKITDANQAALRLLKYDPENLVDMDWENIFAQDVRENTIKEILSKISGGRTSVRSKLLDMNYKEIEVTIYANQVEVGNFRFLELFFVTGDNL
- a CDS encoding polysaccharide deacetylase family protein; the encoded protein is MNEFREGIWPENYKFALGLSHDVDETKKTYQYLTHFLKTLRTYHLLSLFQVQEPYWNFEKIMELEEKYKVRSTFFFLHETKRFTFRHAREILATLNKASFREEKVAEMIQVLDKKNWEIGLHGSYNSYKDKELMREEKRLLEEIVGHPVLGVRQHYLNLQIPQTWQIQRELGFHYDASYGSNRDIGFLDNKYFPFRPFQDDFVVIPLVLMDYCLFSKFRFFKERLKHCRELIEFIREKGGVMVILWHLRVFNEDEFPGAKNIYEEIIKIGLDQGGWVTSLNQIVEWWRAHATI